The Paenibacillus pabuli DNA segment TTGCCTTCGGATATTGTGTCGTCGGATCTTGTACAGTATGCTGGTCTTGATTAGCCATGTTCAATTCCTCCTTGGATAAATTTACACGCTATAAAAATAGAACCAATGAATTCTACACGTGTCACTACGCGGTCAGAGCAACCTTCCGATCGCTGTTATCCCCCAATTTTTTTCTATTCCTTTAGAAGGAGAAAATTAGGTGATAAAGGCGAACATTTCATTTCTTCAGGTTTTCTCTGCCCTCTACGTTAATGTGTAGATGTGAAGTTCAATTTAGATAGAATGTGTAAATTTCAATTTATTTATAGTTGGGTTTCATAAAAGTTGCACTCTTTTCTTTGTAACCGAGATGGGTGGAATTTAAACTGGGCTTGGCCATTTCCTTATCGCAGCTGCGTACAATTGAATCTCCAGTCACTGGAGGTTGTATAATGGATCATGAGGTGATCTTATTGGATTCAAATCAGGGTTCTAATCCACATAAATATTCGATCGGTGAAGCCGCCAAAATGATTGGTTCCACCGTTAAAACCATCCGTTATTACGACGAGATCGGACTGGTTCATCCCTCTCTGCACACGGAAGGCGGCCACCGTCTCTATACCCCCCAAGACCTGTGGCGGCTGGAGCTAATCACAACGCTTCGCTATCTGAATTTCGGCATACCAGATATTCGCAAGCTCATGTCTGGTGAACTGGGTGTCTCGCAGGCGCTGGACCTGCAGATTGAAGCGCTTGAGACCCAGATCGGTACTCTGAATTCCATGCTCTCTATTTTGCAGCAAGCCAAGCAGCATGAAGCCGAAACTCCATTGCATGCAGATCAATCTCTCAGCTATGTGTCCAGCCTGGTGGATTCGCTTACCGCCCATGCCAAGAAACGCAAACAGTTCATCTCTGCCAAAATGGAAGAATCCCATCTTCTGGATGGACTCCCGCAGGAATGGAGAGTTTCATTCTTGCATTTCTTTGATAAATACTTGATGAAAGATACCAAAATGTCTGCCGAGCAAACGATGGCCTGGAATGAAATCCAGGAAATCATTAATGATCCCGGCTATTTTGCCGATCTGGCCCGACTCGAACTCCCCTTCTTCACGATGGCGAACCATCCACAAGTTGAGGCGGAAGTCTGGGTGAAGAAAATGGAGGAAATCCGCGTCCGGGCCACCGAGGCATTGTCCAAGCAATGGCCGCCAGACAGTCCTGCGGTTCAGGGGATCGTGCAGGATTTTGTCATGTTGTACGCGAGTATTGAGCATACCGGAGACCCGGAGGCTTTTTTCCGAACTCAGGCTCAGTACATGCTGGACTCTGTTACGGAGCGCATCCTTCGTTTTAATAGGCTGTGTATGGTGGTGAATCCCGAGTGGAGCGAGATCGTCGACGGGATTAACCTGCTTCAGGAAGGCATGCGGCTGCGGTTACAACAAATGGAAGAAGACTGAAGTCCAGTCTCCTTCCATTTATCCGTTTATCCCTTTTTCAACGAATAGGATTCATGTTCTCCCACGTTACTATCCATCTGCAGCGGTTGTCCTTTCAGGTAGTGATTAAAAAAGTCGATGGTTGTATCATTTATCAACTGTTGTGCCTCATGCGCATCTACACCCTGGGACCATTCCAGAATAGGAGATATCAAATAGAGGTCAGAGAAACTCAGATGTTTGGTGTTATTCAGCTCCATCCAGTAGTTTCCTCCTGCCGTTACCGGCTCATAGCGTGCGTATACTTCCTCATAGTATTTCTCGGCTTCCGGACGGGTCGTGCCCATGGCAGCGATCTCTTCGTCACTCATGACGCTTGTTCCTGCAACCGTTGTGTCTGCACTCATCATCAGGAACGGTTTGCCAACTCCTTCAGCAGGAATGCGTTTCTCGCCAAAAAGTACCCCATCCATATTCATGCCTGCCTTGAGGCGCGGATCATCCATCAACATCTGTACCGTCGTTGCCCCGCCAAATGAATGCCCGAACATGCCCATGTTGTCCAGATCCATGTGACCGGTAAAACGTCCGCTCGGATCATTCGCAGCCAATTTCTCCACCTCATCCAGTACGAATTGCGCATCCTTCACCCAGGTCTCATTAAGCTTGTCCATATAACTGAATTGCAGCTGTTCGAAGCCCTCTTTGCCCTCCGATTCAAACTGAGCCACACGTCCATCCGGAAATACGGATACCAAACTGCTGTAGGTGTGATTAATGCCAACGACAATGTAACCCTGACTAACAAGCTGCTCCACCTGGAACGTATTTTGATTTTCATAGCCATGCAGACCATGAGAGAAAAGGATCACCGGATACCTGGCCTCCGCATCCGATAACGATGCTTCCTGTATTGCATGAGTTTGGACCTGGCCCAAACTTGAGAATAACAGCTTCGGCAGCTGCAGCACTTCATTGAAGGCTGTTGCATAAACCGCTGGATCGTTTACATACGGAGCTGTTTTCCCCTTGACATCGGGATCTGTTGGATACCAGATCTGTACCATCAGCTCCCTTTGGTCTCCGGCGGTACTCGTCAGCAATTCCTCCCGGCTATTGTCCGTCCAATCATAGGAGACTGTGCCGATTCCATAAGGCCCTGTTGGTTTTTCGAACGAAAATACCGGAAATAGAAGCGGCAGGCCTACCGTAACCACTGCATACAACAGTACCAGCAACTTTGCTGTAATGGACCGAACATGACCAGACTTTCGCGCCGTAGACGCAGATAATATAGCAGCACATTTACCTTTTTCAGAGGCCAAACCAACACGCGTATACCGTCTTGCTTCTGTGATTACAACAACCACGGGAACCAGTGTCAGCACGTATGCCGAGATCATTGGCCAACGTATTCCCTCAACCACACCATGGATCAACAGCAGCGCAGCCGATGTGACAAACCCTCCCCATACCCATTTCCGCGGTTTATTCCTTCCCCCAATCAACCACACCAGCATTATTACGTTGAAAATAAGGTAAATCCATTCTACAGTCCTCATCTTGCTTATGCCCCCTCTTTTATCAGCTGCGCTTAAGTTACAAAACCATACAGCAGCAGCTTTTCTATTCGTAATCATAAAACCTCCTGTAACAGGAGCTTCAAGAGGGGATTTTTCTAGAAAAAAGTAACTACTGAGAACCAATAAAAAAAGAGAGGGGATTCCCCTCTCTTCTTTTACATATTCTAATTTCAAAATCATCGAAAATTACCAGGATGTACGTGGTTTTTGAATTGAATCCGTTTCTTTTTCTATATCTGTCATCATATCTTTAATCCGGTCCAAAGCCAGTTGAAGTTGCTTTTGATGTGCATCCAGGCGATGTGCCATCGATCGAATCTGCTCTTGTGTAGGAGGCTGCGGCGCATGGGAGATTTCAATCAATTCTTTTTCAATAGCATCTATGCCATCCAATCCTGTACCCAGCATCTCAATGCCAAACTTGGCCTTATCTGCAATATGATCTATCTTTAAAGCCGTTTCTTTTGCTTGTTTGTTGCCCCAGCCACCCGATATGTAATTGGGCTGACCTACAGGTGGTGTATAATCGCTCATAGAGACCTATCCTCCCTATTTCTGATACTTATCGGTAATTTCATCAATCTTATCTGTCAACTTGTCGATCTCGTCCGTGAGACTATCGATTTCGTTGGTTAACTTGTCTA contains these protein-coding regions:
- a CDS encoding alpha/beta hydrolase family protein; protein product: MRTVEWIYLIFNVIMLVWLIGGRNKPRKWVWGGFVTSAALLLIHGVVEGIRWPMISAYVLTLVPVVVVITEARRYTRVGLASEKGKCAAILSASTARKSGHVRSITAKLLVLLYAVVTVGLPLLFPVFSFEKPTGPYGIGTVSYDWTDNSREELLTSTAGDQRELMVQIWYPTDPDVKGKTAPYVNDPAVYATAFNEVLQLPKLLFSSLGQVQTHAIQEASLSDAEARYPVILFSHGLHGYENQNTFQVEQLVSQGYIVVGINHTYSSLVSVFPDGRVAQFESEGKEGFEQLQFSYMDKLNETWVKDAQFVLDEVEKLAANDPSGRFTGHMDLDNMGMFGHSFGGATTVQMLMDDPRLKAGMNMDGVLFGEKRIPAEGVGKPFLMMSADTTVAGTSVMSDEEIAAMGTTRPEAEKYYEEVYARYEPVTAGGNYWMELNNTKHLSFSDLYLISPILEWSQGVDAHEAQQLINDTTIDFFNHYLKGQPLQMDSNVGEHESYSLKKG
- a CDS encoding MerR family transcriptional regulator, translating into MDHEVILLDSNQGSNPHKYSIGEAAKMIGSTVKTIRYYDEIGLVHPSLHTEGGHRLYTPQDLWRLELITTLRYLNFGIPDIRKLMSGELGVSQALDLQIEALETQIGTLNSMLSILQQAKQHEAETPLHADQSLSYVSSLVDSLTAHAKKRKQFISAKMEESHLLDGLPQEWRVSFLHFFDKYLMKDTKMSAEQTMAWNEIQEIINDPGYFADLARLELPFFTMANHPQVEAEVWVKKMEEIRVRATEALSKQWPPDSPAVQGIVQDFVMLYASIEHTGDPEAFFRTQAQYMLDSVTERILRFNRLCMVVNPEWSEIVDGINLLQEGMRLRLQQMEED